The following proteins are encoded in a genomic region of Comamonas resistens:
- a CDS encoding DUF2478 domain-containing protein, with amino-acid sequence MSTNHGLPPLAALIHPDDRHDIEALMESVARRLQQSGRRVGGLVHRQSLYANGNKCMRLVDLRSGRQFEMTEDLGASSKACSLNPQALAQASVVLRQALADGVELAMVNCFGQLEAAGGGFVQEIAGFVEAGIPVITAVAARHEAGWLAFTGGDFVRLPVDEEALLQWCGQQLERTDARGLPC; translated from the coding sequence ATGAGCACCAACCATGGTCTGCCGCCGCTGGCGGCACTGATCCACCCCGATGACCGGCACGATATCGAAGCCTTGATGGAGAGCGTGGCCCGGCGGCTGCAGCAATCGGGCCGGCGCGTGGGCGGGCTGGTGCATCGCCAGAGCCTGTACGCCAATGGCAACAAGTGCATGCGCCTCGTGGACCTGCGCAGCGGCCGGCAATTCGAGATGACCGAGGACCTGGGCGCCAGCTCAAAGGCCTGCAGCCTGAACCCGCAGGCCCTGGCCCAGGCCAGCGTGGTGCTGCGCCAGGCGCTGGCCGACGGCGTGGAGTTGGCCATGGTCAACTGCTTTGGCCAGCTCGAAGCCGCGGGCGGTGGCTTTGTCCAGGAGATCGCCGGTTTTGTCGAGGCCGGCATTCCCGTGATCACGGCCGTGGCAGCCCGGCATGAGGCTGGCTGGCTGGCTTTTACCGGCGGGGACTTTGTCCGTTTGCCGGTGGACGAGGAGGCATTGCTGCAGTGGTGTGGGCAGCAGCTGGAGCGCACGGACGCGCGAGGCTTGCCATGTTGA